Below is a window of Roseovarius sp. EL26 DNA.
CCGCTTTCCGCGCGCTCTTTCTTTTCTACAAAGCCCTTTGTGTTTAGGGTATCAGCATAGGCTTCGCGAAATTCCTGCGCTTGGGTGTTGTCGATAAAGGGGATGATGATCCGCTGGACTTTTGCTAGATCAGCCCCGGCCAACACATACGGGGGTACAACGCTTGGCGTGGTCAGACGAAGGGCATCTGGTCGGAAGTCGTTCAGGTAAGCCGCAAGGCCCGACGCCTGATCCTTGCCGTCACCTTCGAAACATAAGGCTCCATCGCTGAGTTTGAGGCGGGCTGAGTTTACCAGCTCGTTCTTTTGCAAGATGCTATTGCCGACTTTCACCAGTTCGGGACGCGCCTCCTGTGTCATCTGTACAATGTCTGGTCGGGTCTGAGACAGCCTTGCATTGATGAAGCTTATGCCGGTCCCAAGATCGAGCAGTTTTGAGCAATCTTCGACGTAGCTTGCGATATTGCGGGCATGGCGGCGGTCAAAACGTCCACTTAGTACGCTGTTCAATGCTTCGGGGCTAAAGATCCGGGGGTCAGCAGGCAGTTTGACCTCGTGATTTGCAACCCAATCGACCTGAATGTCGCCCGACAGATCAATCTTTCCCTTCACATAAGGAGAGGCATCTTCGTTACGCCAGCCTTCAACAGTTGCTGTGCGACGTTCAGATTTTGGTTGGTCGGCGGCTTTCTTTTCCACCCGGCTCATCAAGGCGGCGATCTTGGCGGGATCACGGGCTTGTGGTGGTTTGGCCTGAACCTGCGTGATGGGGACTTTGCCGGCTTCAATCAGGCTATCTTTCAGCTGTTGATAGGCATCGGTTTGTTTGTAGTCGTCCAATCGCGCCTCGACTCGGTCGATGGCCGCGTGGTGAAGTTTGGCCAGAACCGGATCTTGCAGCAAGGCTTCCATGATCTCTGCCCGGCGAGGGGCGTGGCGCAGGATTGAGCGATCTTCGATCTCGTTGCGATCCTGCAGGGACCAGTAGTCGGCGTTATACTTGTCTTTCTTGTTGTTCACATTGCCGCGGAATTTCCGCACGGCGTAGCTGTCGACGGATTTCACCGCATAGTGGTTCATCTGCGCCCAGTTATATCCCAATGTGCGCCGGATGGAGCGCCAGCCGCGGAACTTGAAATAATCCTCCATCGGCTGGCCGGAGCCGTTCAACCATTTCACGGTATCGGGGAAATCGGTTTCAAGATGTTTGTTCTTGATCGATGGCCGGTGAATGCCAAGCTTCCAGTAGTCAGAGTCGAACTTGAAGAGCGTTTTAACCCCCCAACCTTTGTTCCAAAGTGGCGGCGCGGCGCGCAAGTACTGCTCGCTCACGGGGGCACGGGACCATTCTACAATA
It encodes the following:
- a CDS encoding glycosyltransferase family 2 protein, translating into MPDLIEELQNRTSPHGQVMAVSMMKDEAPYLLEWFAHHLAVGFTDILVYTNDCSDGTVEMLQRLEELGLGYHRPNDIPEGKKPQPSALKYAQTEPLVQNADWLLVFDADEFLSIGHPSGHLDGMISDAVNRGANGIVITWRVFGSSDIVEWSRAPVSEQYLRAAPPLWNKGWGVKTLFKFDSDYWKLGIHRPSIKNKHLETDFPDTVKWLNGSGQPMEDYFKFRGWRSIRRTLGYNWAQMNHYAVKSVDSYAVRKFRGNVNNKKDKYNADYWSLQDRNEIEDRSILRHAPRRAEIMEALLQDPVLAKLHHAAIDRVEARLDDYKQTDAYQQLKDSLIEAGKVPITQVQAKPPQARDPAKIAALMSRVEKKAADQPKSERRTATVEGWRNEDASPYVKGKIDLSGDIQVDWVANHEVKLPADPRIFSPEALNSVLSGRFDRRHARNIASYVEDCSKLLDLGTGISFINARLSQTRPDIVQMTQEARPELVKVGNSILQKNELVNSARLKLSDGALCFEGDGKDQASGLAAYLNDFRPDALRLTTPSVVPPYVLAGADLAKVQRIIIPFIDNTQAQEFREAYADTLNTKGFVEKKERAESGSLQYDRTSLSSEPGF